A region of Anolis sagrei isolate rAnoSag1 chromosome 2, rAnoSag1.mat, whole genome shotgun sequence DNA encodes the following proteins:
- the TTC33 gene encoding tetratricopeptide repeat protein 33, which yields MASFGWKRKIGEKVSRVSSQQFEAQAADEQGLVDNGDVDWISEAKRKKGLLLEECLAKSKRLKEEGTVLAESERFREAVHKWDEALQLTPEDATLYEMKSQVLMSLHEMFPAVHAAEMAVQRDPHSWEAWQTLGRAQLGLGEIALAIRSFQIALHICPLSSELWHEDLSWARKLQQQKKVTKSKTGGQGTAAEGETSKEPIPDYDFESDEILAVCAAIAEKEKASLDSKTVVIVSASGEVETVTEKEESATTPDSTVFIKAR from the exons ATGGCTTCCTTTGGATGGAAGAGGAAGATTGGTGAAAAGGTGTCAAGAGTATCATCTCAGCAGTTTGAAGCTCAGGCTGCAGATGAACAGGGTCTTGTTGACAATGGTGATGTTGATTGGATTAGTGAAGCTAAAAGGAAAAAGGGTCTTCTGCTAGAAGAGTGTTTGGCCAAAAGCAAACGTCTGAAGGAGGAAGGTACAGTTTTGGCTGAAAGTGAAAG ATTCCGAGAGGCAGTTCACAAATGGGATGAAGCACTCCAGTTAACACCAGAGGATGCTACCCTCTATGAGATGAAATCACAG GTTCTTATGTCTCTGCACGAAATGTTCCCAGCAGTGCATGCAGCAGAAATGGCTGTCCAGAGAGATCCCCACTCTTGGGAGGCTTGGCAGACATTAGGGCGGGCCCAGCTTGGATTAGGAGAAATTGCACTG GCAATCCGAAGTTTCCAGATTGCCCTCCATATCTGCCCATTAAGCTCCGAACTGTGGCACGAGGATCTGTCTTGGGCaagaaaattacaacagcagaagaAAGTAACCAAATCGAAGACAGGAGGACAAGGAACAGCAGCTGAGGGAGAGACTTCGAAGGAACCAATCCCAGATTATGATTTTGAAAGCGACGAGATATTGGCTGTGTGTGCAGCCATTGCTGAGAAGGAGAAAGCCTCACTGGACTCTAAAACAGTTGTAATTGTGTCAGCCTCTGGGGAAGTGGAGACTGTGACTGAAAAAGAAGAGTCTGCAACAACACCTGATAGTACAGTTTTTATCAAAGCACGATAA